From the genome of Desulfobaculum xiamenense:
TCGATGGTCCGTTCGATGAAGTCGTTGGCCGGGGAGGGAAAGCCTGCGGCCACGGCTTCGAGGTGCAGCGGCAGCGTCAGCGCGCTTCGTTTCTCGAAGCCGAGAATCTCGTTGCCGCGCAGGGCCGCCGGAGTGGCGGGGGGCGTGGCGGAATCGCGAGTGGGGGTCGCGTTGGCGACGGTTGAAGCCTGTCTCGTCATGATGCCGCAGGCTAGCATATGCCCCGTGCGAAGGGAACAGCGAGGAGTGCTGGGGAATGCAGGTGTGTCCGTTATGATTGGTTCCGTGGCACGATCCGTTCGGCGGGTGCCACTACAGAACCCGCGCCGTTCGTGAATTTTTTGTCTTGATAAAAAGTGGTACACCTGTTTTTCATAGTCCGTTTGCGGTGAAGCGGAATCAGCCGCATGCGCCGTCATGCAAAAGGAACGCTCAGTGTCCGTCTGGAAGCGAATATCCCTTCGGGGGCATATTTTCATTCTGTTGTTCTCGATGGTGGTCGTCACCCTGTGCGTGGGGCTGGTGGCCATGTGGTATGCCGTGCGTGTGGACGGCATCATGACCAGCGTGGTGGGAAGAAGCTACGCCGCGACCCGCGCGGCGGAGGAACTGACCATCGCCCTCGTGACCCAGAAGGGCCTGACCACCTACTACTTTCAGGACCGCAATCCCGGCTGGCTCGACTCGCTGGAGCAGAAGCACGGGAATTTCCAGCACTGGTTGCAGAAGGCGCGGGAGTCGGCGTCCGGCTCCGAGGCCGAGGAACTGCTGACGCGCATCGAGTCCGGGTACCGGCGCTACGTCAACGCCCGCGATCAGGTGTTGGTTCTGTACCGTGACGGGCGCGCCGAGGAAGGCGCTCTGCTGCACAAGGACATCCGGGGGCAGTTTCACGAGCTTCTGGAATTGTGTCAGCGCTACCGGCACATCCACGAGGAGGCCATCGCCGCGTCCAACGCCGAGATTGCCGAGCGGCTGGAGAGCATCCGTAACGCCTCTGTGGCGGCCATGCCGCTGGTGGCGGGGCTTGGGCTGTTTCTGGCGTGGTTCATCGTGCAGCATGTGCTGCGGCCCATCCGGCGCATGGCCGACGAGATGGATTTCGCCCGCAGCGGGCCACTTCTGCCGGACGAACTGTCCAACCTCGGCACGCGGGTGCGCAGCCTGCTGGAGGACGTGGACCTCACTCATCACAAGCTCAAGCGTAGCCGCGAACACCTGAAGCAGTCCGAGAAATGGGCGCTGACCGGCAAGCTCGCGGCGGGCGTGGCCCACAGTATCCGCAATCCGCTGACGTCCGTGAAGATCCGTCTGTTCTCCCTTGAGCGCAATCTGTCGCTCTCGGGCGAACAGAAGGAGGACTTCGAGGTCATCACCGAGGAGATTGGACACATCGACTCCATCGCCCGCAATTTCCTTGAATTTTCTCGTCCGCCCAAGCTGCGCATGCAGCCCGTGGACGTGTCGCAGGTGGTGGACAGCGCCATGAAGCTCATGCGTCATCGCCTCGAATCGCACGAGGTGGAAGTGGTGCATGACCGTCCCTCGCCGCTGCGGAACATTTCCGCCGACCCGGAGCAGCTCAAGGAGGTGTTGGTCAACCTCATGGTCAACGCCTGCGACGCCATGGGGCGCGGCGGACGCATCTGCATTCGCGAGGAGGAGGGCTTCGTGGTGCCCCTTGGCGACGTGGTGATGCTGCGCGTGTCCGACACCGGTCCCGGCATTCCCGAGACGCGGCGCAAGATGGTCTTCCAGCCCTTCTACAGCTCCAAGGAGGAGGGAACCGGGCTTGGCCTGTCCATCGCCAAGCGCATCGTGGAGGACCACGGCGGATGGATCAACGTGACCTCGCGCGACGGCGAGGGCGCGACATTCACCATCACCCTGCCCTGCAAGGAGGAAGGAAAGTGGCATCGATCCTGATCGTGGACGACGACGCGCAGCTCCGGCAGAGCTTCGGC
Proteins encoded in this window:
- a CDS encoding ATP-binding protein codes for the protein MSVWKRISLRGHIFILLFSMVVVTLCVGLVAMWYAVRVDGIMTSVVGRSYAATRAAEELTIALVTQKGLTTYYFQDRNPGWLDSLEQKHGNFQHWLQKARESASGSEAEELLTRIESGYRRYVNARDQVLVLYRDGRAEEGALLHKDIRGQFHELLELCQRYRHIHEEAIAASNAEIAERLESIRNASVAAMPLVAGLGLFLAWFIVQHVLRPIRRMADEMDFARSGPLLPDELSNLGTRVRSLLEDVDLTHHKLKRSREHLKQSEKWALTGKLAAGVAHSIRNPLTSVKIRLFSLERNLSLSGEQKEDFEVITEEIGHIDSIARNFLEFSRPPKLRMQPVDVSQVVDSAMKLMRHRLESHEVEVVHDRPSPLRNISADPEQLKEVLVNLMVNACDAMGRGGRICIREEEGFVVPLGDVVMLRVSDTGPGIPETRRKMVFQPFYSSKEEGTGLGLSIAKRIVEDHGGWINVTSRDGEGATFTITLPCKEEGKWHRS